In the genome of Anomalospiza imberbis isolate Cuckoo-Finch-1a 21T00152 chromosome 27, ASM3175350v1, whole genome shotgun sequence, one region contains:
- the SH3GL1 gene encoding endophilin-A2 isoform X2, with translation MSVAGLKKQFYKATQLVSEKVGGAEGTKLDDDFKEMEKKVDVTSKAVTEVLTRTIEYLQPNPASRAKLTMLNTMSKIRGQVKNPGYPQSEGLLGECMIRYGKELGEDSNFGDALLDAGESMKRLAEVKDSLDIEVKQNFIDPLQNLCDKDLKEIQHHLKKLEGRRLDFDYKKKRQGKIPDEELRQAMEKFEESKEVAETSMHNLLETDIEQVSQLSALVDAQLDYHRQAVQILDELAEKLKRRMREASSRPKREYKPKPRETYDFRETDQSNGGFSCNPTPKVSASASFRSDKPSRASVRSIPPLDQPCCKALYDFEPENDGELGFKEGDIITLTNQIDENWYEGMIHGQSGFFPLNYVEVLVPLPQ, from the exons CTGGTCAGCGAGAAGGTCGGAGGGGCTGAAGGGACCAAGTTAGACGATGACTTCAAGGAGATGGAAAAG AAAGTGGACGTGACCAGCAAGGCTGTCACAGAAGTACTGACCAGAACCATAGAGTACCTCCAGCCCAACCCAG CTTCCAGAGCCAAGCTCACCATGCTCAACACGATGTCCAAGATCCGCGGGCAGGTGAAGAACCCCGGCTACCCCCAGTCcgaggggctgctgggggagtGCATGATCCGCTacgggaaggagctgggagaggatTCCAACTTTG gggACGCGCTCCTCGACGCCGGCGAATCCATGAAACGCCTGGCGGAGGTGAAGGACTCGCTGGACATTGAGGTCAAACAGAACTTCATTGATCCCCTGCAGAACCTGTGTGACAAGGACCTGAAAGAGATCCAG CACCATCTCAAGAAGCTGGAAGGGAGGCGCCTGGACTTCGACTACAAGAAGAAGCGACAGGGCAAGATCCCCGATGAGGAGCTCCGGCAGGCCATGGAGAAGTTTGAGGAGTCCAAGGAAGTGGCAGAGACCAGCATGCACAACCTCCTGGAGACAGAT ATCGAGCAGGTGAGCCAGCTGTCAGCCCTGGTGGACGCCCAGCTGGATTACCACAGGCAGGCCGTGCAGATCCTGGACGAGCTGGCCGAGAAGCTCAAGCGCAG GATGAGGGAGGCCTCCTCACGTCCCAAGCGGGAATACAAACCCAAGCCCAGGGAGACGTACGACTTCAGGGAGACTGACCAGTCCAACGGGGGCTTCTCCTGCAACCCCACCCCCAAAGTCTCAG CTTCCGCCTCTTTCCGGTCGGACAAGCCGTCCCGGGCCTCCGTCAGGAGTATCC cccccctggaccagccctgctgcaaagccCTCTACGACTTCGAGCCCGAGAACGACGGCGAGCTGGGCTTCAAGGAGGGCGACATCATCACCCTGACGAACCAGATCGACGAGAACTGGTACGAGGGCATGATCCACGGCCAGTCCGGCTTCTTCCCGCTCAACTACGTGGAAGTGCTGGTCCCGCTACCTCAGTGA
- the SH3GL1 gene encoding endophilin-A2 isoform X1 produces MSVAGLKKQFYKATQLVSEKVGGAEGTKLDDDFKEMEKKVDVTSKAVTEVLTRTIEYLQPNPASRAKLTMLNTMSKIRGQVKNPGYPQSEGLLGECMIRYGKELGEDSNFGDALLDAGESMKRLAEVKDSLDIEVKQNFIDPLQNLCDKDLKEIQHHLKKLEGRRLDFDYKKKRQGKIPDEELRQAMEKFEESKEVAETSMHNLLETDIEQVSQLSALVDAQLDYHRQAVQILDELAEKLKRRMREASSRPKREYKPKPRETYDFRETDQSNGGFSCNPTPKVSAASASFRSDKPSRASVRSIPPLDQPCCKALYDFEPENDGELGFKEGDIITLTNQIDENWYEGMIHGQSGFFPLNYVEVLVPLPQ; encoded by the exons CTGGTCAGCGAGAAGGTCGGAGGGGCTGAAGGGACCAAGTTAGACGATGACTTCAAGGAGATGGAAAAG AAAGTGGACGTGACCAGCAAGGCTGTCACAGAAGTACTGACCAGAACCATAGAGTACCTCCAGCCCAACCCAG CTTCCAGAGCCAAGCTCACCATGCTCAACACGATGTCCAAGATCCGCGGGCAGGTGAAGAACCCCGGCTACCCCCAGTCcgaggggctgctgggggagtGCATGATCCGCTacgggaaggagctgggagaggatTCCAACTTTG gggACGCGCTCCTCGACGCCGGCGAATCCATGAAACGCCTGGCGGAGGTGAAGGACTCGCTGGACATTGAGGTCAAACAGAACTTCATTGATCCCCTGCAGAACCTGTGTGACAAGGACCTGAAAGAGATCCAG CACCATCTCAAGAAGCTGGAAGGGAGGCGCCTGGACTTCGACTACAAGAAGAAGCGACAGGGCAAGATCCCCGATGAGGAGCTCCGGCAGGCCATGGAGAAGTTTGAGGAGTCCAAGGAAGTGGCAGAGACCAGCATGCACAACCTCCTGGAGACAGAT ATCGAGCAGGTGAGCCAGCTGTCAGCCCTGGTGGACGCCCAGCTGGATTACCACAGGCAGGCCGTGCAGATCCTGGACGAGCTGGCCGAGAAGCTCAAGCGCAG GATGAGGGAGGCCTCCTCACGTCCCAAGCGGGAATACAAACCCAAGCCCAGGGAGACGTACGACTTCAGGGAGACTGACCAGTCCAACGGGGGCTTCTCCTGCAACCCCACCCCCAAAGTCTCAG CAGCTTCCGCCTCTTTCCGGTCGGACAAGCCGTCCCGGGCCTCCGTCAGGAGTATCC cccccctggaccagccctgctgcaaagccCTCTACGACTTCGAGCCCGAGAACGACGGCGAGCTGGGCTTCAAGGAGGGCGACATCATCACCCTGACGAACCAGATCGACGAGAACTGGTACGAGGGCATGATCCACGGCCAGTCCGGCTTCTTCCCGCTCAACTACGTGGAAGTGCTGGTCCCGCTACCTCAGTGA
- the SH3GL1 gene encoding endophilin-A2 isoform X3, whose amino-acid sequence MSVAGLKKQFYKATQLVSEKVGGAEGTKLDDDFKEMEKKVDVTSKAVTEVLTRTIEYLQPNPASRAKLTMLNTMSKIRGQVKNPGYPQSEGLLGECMIRYGKELGEDSNFGDALLDAGESMKRLAEVKDSLDIEVKQNFIDPLQNLCDKDLKEIQHHLKKLEGRRLDFDYKKKRQGKIPDEELRQAMEKFEESKEVAETSMHNLLETDIEQVSQLSALVDAQLDYHRQAVQILDELAEKLKRRMREASSRPKREYKPKPRETYDFRETDQSNGGFSCNPTPKVSAPLDQPCCKALYDFEPENDGELGFKEGDIITLTNQIDENWYEGMIHGQSGFFPLNYVEVLVPLPQ is encoded by the exons CTGGTCAGCGAGAAGGTCGGAGGGGCTGAAGGGACCAAGTTAGACGATGACTTCAAGGAGATGGAAAAG AAAGTGGACGTGACCAGCAAGGCTGTCACAGAAGTACTGACCAGAACCATAGAGTACCTCCAGCCCAACCCAG CTTCCAGAGCCAAGCTCACCATGCTCAACACGATGTCCAAGATCCGCGGGCAGGTGAAGAACCCCGGCTACCCCCAGTCcgaggggctgctgggggagtGCATGATCCGCTacgggaaggagctgggagaggatTCCAACTTTG gggACGCGCTCCTCGACGCCGGCGAATCCATGAAACGCCTGGCGGAGGTGAAGGACTCGCTGGACATTGAGGTCAAACAGAACTTCATTGATCCCCTGCAGAACCTGTGTGACAAGGACCTGAAAGAGATCCAG CACCATCTCAAGAAGCTGGAAGGGAGGCGCCTGGACTTCGACTACAAGAAGAAGCGACAGGGCAAGATCCCCGATGAGGAGCTCCGGCAGGCCATGGAGAAGTTTGAGGAGTCCAAGGAAGTGGCAGAGACCAGCATGCACAACCTCCTGGAGACAGAT ATCGAGCAGGTGAGCCAGCTGTCAGCCCTGGTGGACGCCCAGCTGGATTACCACAGGCAGGCCGTGCAGATCCTGGACGAGCTGGCCGAGAAGCTCAAGCGCAG GATGAGGGAGGCCTCCTCACGTCCCAAGCGGGAATACAAACCCAAGCCCAGGGAGACGTACGACTTCAGGGAGACTGACCAGTCCAACGGGGGCTTCTCCTGCAACCCCACCCCCAAAGTCTCAG cccccctggaccagccctgctgcaaagccCTCTACGACTTCGAGCCCGAGAACGACGGCGAGCTGGGCTTCAAGGAGGGCGACATCATCACCCTGACGAACCAGATCGACGAGAACTGGTACGAGGGCATGATCCACGGCCAGTCCGGCTTCTTCCCGCTCAACTACGTGGAAGTGCTGGTCCCGCTACCTCAGTGA
- the STAP2 gene encoding signal-transducing adaptor protein 2: MERPVPLPRRTRSRLRHYYEGFVDKWGPRDQGYRRVWAGLLGLNLAFYTGPQDHEPLELLDLGELVTVQAEGGVLVLRLRGQEVTMKTESWETQEMWRGFILTMAKMKMPQDLALLPGHNFQLLQALREEQERRDIAVAGGDSGGVPRVPSCFFQVTRAEAERLLEQSAGRGNLLLRPGGHGQGVSVTTRQELDGTALLRHYRVRREDQGYVIDVETPHRCSSLAEVAQFFVRRSKGSLQPLEPEYSAQLEFVPMEGGPPPAAAALGPALRR; this comes from the exons ATGGAGCGGCCGGTGCCGCTGCCCCGGCGGACCCGGTCCCGGCTCCGGCACTACTACGAGGGCTTCGTGGACAAGTGGGGGCCGCGGGATCAG GGCTACCGGAGGGTCTGGGCCGGGCTGCTGGGGCTCAATCTCGCCTTCTACACGGGGCCCCAGGACCACGAG cccctggagctgctggacctGGGCGAGCTGGTGACCGTGCAGGCCGAGGGCGGGGTGCTCGTCCTCAGGCTGAGGGGACAAGAGGTGACAATGAAG ACGGAGAGCTGGGAGACGCAGGAGATGTGGCGGGGATTCATCCTGACCATGGCCAAG ATGAAGATGCCCCAGGACCTGGCGCTGTTGCCCGGGCACaacttccagctcctgcaggctcTGCGGGAGGAGCAGGAGCGCAGGGACATCGCCGT GGCTGGCGGTGACAgtgggggggtccccagggtccccagcTGTTTTTTCCAGGTGACGCGCGCCGAGGCCGAgcggctgctggagcagagcgCGGGCAGGGGGAACCTGCTGCTGCGGCCCGGGGGACACGGCCAGGGCGTCTCGGTCACCACGCGCCAGGAGCTGGACGG GACAGCGCTGCTGAGGCACTACAGGGTGAGGAGAGAGGACCAGGGCTACGTAATCGACGTGGAGACCCCG CACCGCTGCTCGTCGctggcagaggtggcacagTTCTTCGTGCGGCGCAGCAAGGgcagcctgcagcccctggagcccGAGTACAGCGCCCAGCTGG AGTTCGTGCCGATGGAGGGGGGCCCCCCCCCGGCTGCGGCCGCGCTCGGGCCGGCCCTGAGGAGG
- the MPND gene encoding LOW QUALITY PROTEIN: MPN domain-containing protein (The sequence of the model RefSeq protein was modified relative to this genomic sequence to represent the inferred CDS: inserted 2 bases in 1 codon), producing the protein MAALAAASPGGDECLEEDEDELEPGLDEAEAEPEAGSGAKAAGVARGAVLTRRGITLRVLLRDGLLEPGRGVLSIYYLGKKFVGDLGSDGTITWQETGQVFNSPSAWATHCKRLVNPAKKSGCGWASVRYKGQKLDQYKAAWLRKHQPNVPPPEESLASEGEEEELPEDEEEEAAREGRVAMPEPAAPKKPEERSKKQQGKSLAEPAGTGELPWGCRGSXGQPGRGDGTLSLADAGTAGKRLEMKPRVPVRYCTLGTRDSARNPQTLVEVTSFAAINKFQPFNVAISSNVLLLLDFHSHLTRSEVVGYLGGRWDTNTQLLTVLRAFPCRTRLGDAEAAGAVEEEICQSLFLRGLSLVGWYHSHPFGPALPSLHDIDAQMDYQLKLQGSGNGFQPCLGLICGPFYHGNPGVESKIAPFWVMPPPEQRPNDYGIPMDVEVTYIQDGFLTNDVVQEMTLLVEFYKGAPDLVKFQELWSQDQTYLDKLKGSLASRTPKDQSFTHVLEQIFSLLKLSG; encoded by the exons ATGGCAG cGCTGGCCGCCGCCTCCCCCGGCGGGGACGAGTGTCTGGAGGAGGATGAGGACGAGCTGGAGCCGGGGCTGGACGAGGCGGAGGCCGAGCCGGAGGCCGGGAGCGGCGCGAAGGCGGCGGGGGTGGCCCGGGGGGCCGTTCTGACCCGCAGGGGCATCACCCTGAGGGTCCTGCTCCGAGACGGGCTCCTGGAGCCGGGCAGAGGGGTCCTGTCCATCTACTACCTG GGCAAGAAGTTCGTAGGGGACCTGGGCTCGGACGGGACCATCACGTGGCAGGAGACGGGGCAGGTGTTCAACTCCCCGAGCGCCTGGGCCACGCACTGCAAGCGCCTGGTGAACCCCGCCAAGAAGTCGGGCTGCGGCTGGGCGTCCGTGCGCTACAAGGGCCAGAAGCTGGACCAGTACAAGGCCGCCTGGCTGCGCAAGCACCAGCCCAACGTGCCACCCCCCGAGGAG AGCTTGGCCAGCGAgggcgaggaggaggagctgcccgaggatgaggaggaggaagcggCGAGGGAGGGTCGGGTGGCGATGCCGGAGCCGGCGGCTCCCAAAAagccggaggagaggagcaagaagcagcagggcaAGAGCCTGGCGGAGCCGGCGGGGACGGGTGAGCTGCCGtgggggtgccgggggtc cgggcAGCCTGGCCGCGGTGACGGGACCCTGTCCTTGGCAGATGCCGGCACTGCAGGGAAAAGGCTGGAGATGAAACCCCGGGTGCCCGTCCGCTACTGCACCCTGGGCACCCGCGACTCGGCCAG GAACCCCCAGACCCTGGTGGAGGTGACGTCCTTTGCTGCCATCAacaaattccagcccttcaaCGTGGCCATCTCCAGCAACgtcctcctgctcctg GATTTCCACAGCCACCTGACGCGGAGCGAAGTGGTGGGGTACCTGGGGGGGCGGTGGGACACCAACACCCAGT tgctgaCGGTGCTTCGAGCCTTCCCGTGCCGGACCCGCCTGGGTGATGCCGAAGCCGCGGGCGctgtggaggaggag ATCTGCCAGAGCCTGTTCCTGCGGGGGCTGTCGCTGGTGGGGTGGTACCACAGCCACCCCTTCGGGCCCGCGCTGCCGTCCCTGCACGACATCGACGCGCAGATGGATTACCAGCTCAAGCTGCAGGGCAGCGGCAACggcttccagccctgcctggggctcaTCTGCG ggccCTTCTACCACGGCAACCCTGGCGTGGAGTCCAAAATCGCGCCCTTCTGGGTGATGCCGCCGCCAGAG CAACGGCCCAACGACTACGGGATCCCCATGGATGTGGAGGTCACCTACATCCAGGACGGGTTCCTCACCAACGACGTCGTGCAGGAGATG ACGCTGCTGGTGGAGTTCTATAAGGGAGCCCCCGACCTGGTGAAGTTCCAGGAGCTGTGGAGTCAGGATCAGACCTACCTGGACAAGCTGAag GGCTCCCTGGCCTCCCGCACCCCCAAAGACCAGAGCTTCACCCACGTCCTGGAGCAGATCTTCAGCCTCCTCAAGCTCAGCGGGTGA